The sequence AGCAAAGCAACAAAATTATCCATCTAAGAGTCCCAAGAGCTCAAATTCACCGCAACAAAAACAATGAACAACACCAATGTCAATGTAACAAAGCATCAAATAACATAAAGATTAGAAATCCTCACTTGCTTTTAACCTCAACTCCTGTCTTCCCAGCAATAATAACCGCGGTCGCCATATCCAAAAACAAACCATGTTCCACGACACCTTCAAGCCCCGAAATCTCCTTCCCCGCGGCATACCCATCTTTAATGGGATTCTCAAAGTACAAATCAACAATATAGTTAAAATTATCGGTCACATAAGGCTTCCCATCTTCACCAGTTCTCAATTTAGCCTCAACCCCTTCATCTTTAAACATTTCTTGTAACCTCACCAAGTTATATTTCCAACAAAATTGCACTACTTCAACTGGCATTGCCAGCTTACTTCCACCAAGACCATCCACAAGCTTAGTGTCATCAGCGACAACAACAAACTCATCCGATGCAGCTTCAAccattttctctctcaaaagGGCTCCACCCCGACCCTTTACTAAATTAAGAAGTGGGTCTACCTCATCAGCTCCATCAATGGCAAGATCAATGTGGGGATGGTCATCCAGGACCGAAAGGGGAATGTTAAGAGAACGAGCTTGTTCTTCTGTGCGTTTAGAAGTTGGGACTCCAATGATGTCTTTCAGTTCCCCGGTCTTTAAGAGCTCGCCGAGTTTGGCTACCACGAAGGCGGCGGTGGAGCCTGTACCAAGGCCGAGGACCATGCCGGATTTGACATACTCTACGGCTTTGTCGGCAGCAAGCTTTTTAAGGTCGTCTTGGGTGAGGACTGGAGCGGATTGGGCTTTGATGGAGGAGATTTTGGTGCGGGTGCGGAGGTTCAGGGACGGAGTGCGTAGGGTGAGGCGGGATGAGGAAGGGGTGGTGTGGTGGAGGGAGgaaagagaggaggaggaggaggaaggagaGGGGAGCAAGGATAACGAAGCcatggtgggttttttttttttttttttttggtatgggGATGTTCCGGTAATCTAGTTCAGTTGAACTGGTGTGGTTGTTATAAGTTTGTTTGGACTCATGGGAACAGAGGCAAGAAGACAAAAGACTTTGTGGTTGGTTGGTGTATTTTCGTAGTGCTTTGAGTGATAACTTCATTATCTAATGCTcaactcaagttatttttaactcgaattgattttaatattaattttgattaaatcaaaataattctataaattaattcaCCACTCGACTGacttaatcaaatcaaaaccaaacttttttaaaataattaaaattatattattttgaataaaaataataaatccaagTTAATTTTATGACTTGATAAGTTAATCTCATGATCTAAATCTTCAAATCTGGAGTCGAGTCTAGCAGTTATCTCGAATAATTCTAGCAGTTGTGCAAGATTTGGGCGGCCATTGCCTTATTGCAAGCTGATGCACCTAAGGAAGTTTTGTCCAAATGCTCTTCGAGGGATTCTTCGTAGCCTCTTTTGGATTCGAACTCGACATAACAATACGAGTAACAATCCCGTTTGCCACAATCTAATTGACAATTGGTATGAACAACTGCAGATACAGTATTAGGAACTACCCCTCGTGGAACCTCAATGCTTGTGAGCTTATGAACTAAGATGAGGATTGGCGCATTCAGTTGTTTCATGCGGATTTTCATAATCTTGTTGTGCAGAAATGGGATACCTGATTCAAGCTCATgaatttatgcttttttttacaGACTAAACTTAATAATAAGGATTTTGCTTTTTTCAGGAACAAGAACTTATGAGATAATATGATCAAGTGAGTATTTTTGTTGTTTGCcatgaaatgataaaaacttTAACAgcagtgtttttgttttttcggtTTGCCTGGGAAGGGCCCATGTTACAGGTTTGGACCTTCAAATTTCTCTGTTTTGTGGgacaacaaaacacaaagttTGGATCTTTAAGACATGTCCCTTAAAGAGTGAGAGTTTAAGAGCCCAAACCGACCCAAAACACGAACACACATCAAACAGTGTCGTTTTATTAGTCAAATTCTGTCTAGTGTCTCCCCTGGAATACCTCATTCTTAGTGACAAATATAAATCACTGtcctaaacaaaaataaataaatattctttgtGTGTACTCTGCAAGCAATCGTTCCTTTTTGTCTGCCAAATACAGAAGCAGTaccaagagaaaaggaaaaaaaaaaatgtctgcAGAATCCGCCACTGCAATTCCAAGGGGCCAAgtgagtattttgttttttggttttcaagAGAATTCATGTGATTTATTGGAATCCGGGAACTGGGTTTGTTGAGATTTGTTGACTTGGGTattaaagtttgaatctttttgtGAATGGATCAGGTTGATTTGttggattttattgatttttctggAGTTGAATGTCTTAACCAAAGCACAAGCCACTCTCTTTCCAATGCTATCAAGCAGGTAATAGTTGTTTCTCCTTTCAAGCAGAATTTGAATCGGAATTCTTGTTGTTATCActgattttttatgattttattaagtATTATGCCATGGTAGAGCTTGCCTTTTATGTCTTTAGAGTCTTGGTTTTGCATGCAAGGAATTAGGGATTATGTAGCTATCCAGAGTCCTTTTCATGCATGCTGATTTAATTGAAGTAATGTAAAGAGAATGGATTTGGATGTCGAAATCTTTTCCCTGGAAACCCGTATAGTAGTTTTATTAAGTTGCGTTGAGCTCTAGTTTTTGACATTTTAAGTATTCTGGGTTTCCGTGCAATTAaagttttgagttttaaaattaatgttgtcgctgtgtttgttttcttctaagcgttttttattgatttttttttttacagaaaactggccctttttcttttttttacgtacttttttgtattttagggTTATAGAGAAGATGATGGTTTGAATCTAGAAAGTGATGCGGATGAGCAGTTGCTGATTCATATACCTTTCAATCAAGTTATTAAACTGCATTCTATTGCCATCAAAGGACCTGAAGAAGAtggtatttattgttttaaacttTTCTTCTGAAGTTGAATTTCCTTAAGATTTCAGCTGCCAGTCATGTTTTGCATCATGCATTAAAACAATCCTGTGAAAAAGAATTGATGTGCTAATCTATCATTTCAATTTGTTTCTCCAGGTCCAAAGACGgtaaaacttttttcaaacaaGGAGCATATGGGATTTAGGTACTGTTAGTAATGGTGTATTTTAAATGGCTCCAGTTTTGGAAGAAAGTGCAGTATTTCTTATCTTAAAATCATCGCATGGTTTGATTATGGCAGCAATGTCAACGATTACCCTCCAAGTGACACTGTAGTTTTATCCCCGGATACTCTCAAGGTTGATATTATTTTCTCCTCCTGCTACTATGATGTTGATGTTCTTGATAAGGAAGTAAGTACTGAAAAATATGTTGATATAATCTCGTACTTTACCATTATGTGTCATTTACCCTTTTGTAGGGAAAACCTGTGGTGTTGAAATATGTCAAGTTTCAGAATGTTCGTAGGTATGCTTAAAGTTTTTGCATTTATGCACTTCCTTTCTTGTCATGCTCTGTTGCAGCAGCAAGAGGCAGTTTAGTATTGTGGTactggttgtttttcaaaatgttgtttgcttggaaatgcatcgaaataatatatttttttattttttaaaatttatttttgacattagcacatcaaaacgatctgaaaacataaataaataaataaattgatgtaaataaaaaaaataaaattttttaaatttttttcaaaaaagcttttgaaa is a genomic window of Populus alba chromosome 5, ASM523922v2, whole genome shotgun sequence containing:
- the LOC118051518 gene encoding probable ribose-5-phosphate isomerase 3, chloroplastic; this translates as MASLSLLPSPSSSSSSLSSLHHTTPSSSRLTLRTPSLNLRTRTKISSIKAQSAPVLTQDDLKKLAADKAVEYVKSGMVLGLGTGSTAAFVVAKLGELLKTGELKDIIGVPTSKRTEEQARSLNIPLSVLDDHPHIDLAIDGADEVDPLLNLVKGRGGALLREKMVEAASDEFVVVADDTKLVDGLGGSKLAMPVEVVQFCWKYNLVRLQEMFKDEGVEAKLRTGEDGKPYVTDNFNYIVDLYFENPIKDGYAAGKEISGLEGVVEHGLFLDMATAVIIAGKTGVEVKSK
- the LOC118051517 gene encoding PITH domain-containing protein At3g04780 isoform X1, whose protein sequence is MSAESATAIPRGQVDLLDFIDFSGVECLNQSTSHSLSNAIKQGYREDDGLNLESDADEQLLIHIPFNQVIKLHSIAIKGPEEDGPKTVKLFSNKEHMGFSNVNDYPPSDTVVLSPDTLKGKPVVLKYVKFQNVRSLTIFIEDNQLDSEITKVQKIALFGTTVDTTDMKSLKKIEDH
- the LOC118051517 gene encoding PITH domain-containing protein At3g04780 isoform X2, whose translation is MSAESATAIPRGQVDLLDFIDFSGVECLNQSTSHSLSNAIKQGYREDDGLNLESDADEQLLIHIPFNQVIKLHSIAIKGPEEDGPKTVKLFSNKEHMGFSNVNDYPPSDTVVLSPDTLKGKPVVLKYVKFQNVRRVDTTDMKSLKKIEDH